In Ovis aries strain OAR_USU_Benz2616 breed Rambouillet chromosome 14, ARS-UI_Ramb_v3.0, whole genome shotgun sequence, a single genomic region encodes these proteins:
- the IL4I1 gene encoding L-amino-acid oxidase isoform X2, translated as MWWQADEQRGWRREGHISNPDTRVMDPLAWRLLALVPVFLSLAASLDWQTAHIYDPFEKCMHDPDYEQLLKVVTLGLNRTLKPRRVVVVGAGVAGLVAAKVLSDAGHKVTILEADNRIGGRILTYRDRKTGWIGELGAMRMPSSHRILHELCKSLGLNLTKFTQYDENTWIEVSEVKLRNYVVEKMPEKLGYKLSPKEKGRSPEEIYQMALNRAIKDLRTLGCKKAMMKFERHTLLEYLLGEGNLSQPAVRLLGDVMSKDGFFYLSFAEALRAHSCLSDRLRYSRIVGGWDLLPRALLSSLSGPVLLHAPVVAIKQGTHDVRVHIKSSRRTRNLKSMTADVVLLTVSGPALQRIAFTPPLTRRRQEAVRALHYVPATKVFLSFRRPFWHDEHIEGGHSSTDRPSRVIFYPAPGDGALLLASYTWSDATAPFAGRSLTESLRLALDDVAALHGPIAYRLWDGTGIVKRWGEDPHSQGGFVVQPPMLFKTDKDEGREYDWSVPYGRIYFAGEHTAYPHGWVETAVKSALRAAVLINSRISSSGSSSSLKEPRIINKVGHGHLTPSHHRHHHHHHRCPFESGQGTHSPASHAVTAAHSTLKKS; from the exons ATGTGGTGGCAGGCAGACGAgcagaggggctggaggagagaggg ACACATCTCCAACCCAGACACGAGAGTCATGGACCCCTTGG cctggcGCCTCCTCGCCCTGGTCCCCGTCTTCCTCAGCCTGGCGGCCTCCCTGGACTGGCAGACAGCCCACATCTATGACCCTTTCGAGAAATGCATGCATGATCCAGACTACGAGCAGCTGCTCAAAGTCGTGACCTTGGGCCTCAATCGGACCTTGAAGCCCCGGAGAGTGGTTGTGGTTGGTGCGGGCGTGGCCGGGTTGGTGGCTGCCAAGGTGCTCAGCGATGCTGGACACAAG GTCACCATCTTGGAGGCAGACAACAGGATTGGGGGCCGCATCCTCACCTACCGTGACCGGAAGACAGGCTGGATTGGGGAGCTGGGGGCCATGCGCATGCCCAGCTCACACAG GATCCTCCACGAGCTCTGTAAGAGCCTGGGCCTCAACCTGACCAAATTCACCCAGTACGACGAGAACACATGGATAGAGGTGAGCGAGGTGAAGCTGCGTAACTACGTGGTGGAGAAAATGCCTGAGAAGCTAGGCTACAAGCTGAGCCCCAAGGAGAAGGGCCGCTCACCCGAAGAAATCTACCAGATGGCTCTCAACAGG GCCATCAAAGACCTCCGGACACTGGGCTGCAAGAAGGCAATGATGAAATTTGAAAGGCACACACTCCTG GAATACCTCCTCGGGGAGGGGAACCTGAGCCAGCCGGCCGTGCGGCTCCTGGGAGATGTGATGTCCAAGGACGGCTTCTTCTATCTCAGCTTCGCCGAGGCCCTGCGGGCCCACAGCTGCCTCAGCGACCGGCTCCG GTACAGCCGCATCGTGGGCGGCTGGGACTTGCTGCCGCGCGCGCTGCTGAGCTCGCTGTCGGGGCCGGTGCTGCTGCACGCGCCCGTCGTGGCGATTAAGCAGGGCACGCACGATGTGAGAGTGCACATCAAGTCCTCGCGCCGGACCCGGAACCTGAAGTCCATGACGGCCGACGTGGTGCTGCTGACGGTGAGCGGGCCGGCGTTGCAGCGCATCGCCTTCACTCCGCCTCTGACGCGCAGGCGCCAGGAGGCGGTGCGCGCGCTGCACTACGTGCCGGCCACCAAGGTGTTCCTGAGCTTCCGCCGGCCCTTCTGGCACGACGAGCACATCGAGGGCGGCCACTCGAGCACCGACCGCCCGTCGCGGGTGATCTTTTACCCGGCGCCGGGCGACGGGGCGCTGCTGCTTGCCTCGTACACGTGGTCGGACGCGACGGCCCCGTTCGCCGGCCGGAGCCTGACCGAATCGCTGCGCTTGGCGCTCGACGACGTGGCGGCGCTGCACGGGCCCATCGCGTACCGACTCTGGGACGGCACAGGTATCGTCAAGCGCTGGGGGGAGGACCCGCACAGCCAGGGCGGCTTCGTGGTGCAGCCGCCGATGCTCTTTAAAACCGACAAGGACGAGGGGCGGGAGTACGACTGGTCGGTGCCCTATGGCCGCATCTACTTTGCCGGCGAGCACACGGCCTACCCTCACGGTTGGGTGGAGACGGCAGTCAAGTCGGCGCTGCGGGCCGCGGTCTTGATCAACAGTCGGATCTCCAGCTCTGGCTCTAGCAGCAGCCTGAAGGAGCCCCGGATCATCAACAAGGTGGGGCATGGGCACCTGACGCCCtcccaccaccgccaccaccaccaccaccaccggtGCCCCTTCGAAAGTGGGCAGGGCACCCACTCTCCAGCCTCACATGCGGTAACCGCCGCGCACTCGACCCTAAAGAAGAGCTAG
- the IL4I1 gene encoding L-amino-acid oxidase isoform X3, producing MDPLAWRLLALVPVFLSLAASLDWQTAHIYDPFEKCMHDPDYEQLLKVVTLGLNRTLKPRRVVVVGAGVAGLVAAKVLSDAGHKVTILEADNRIGGRILTYRDRKTGWIGELGAMRMPSSHRILHELCKSLGLNLTKFTQYDENTWIEVSEVKLRNYVVEKMPEKLGYKLSPKEKGRSPEEIYQMALNRAIKDLRTLGCKKAMMKFERHTLLEYLLGEGNLSQPAVRLLGDVMSKDGFFYLSFAEALRAHSCLSDRLRYSRIVGGWDLLPRALLSSLSGPVLLHAPVVAIKQGTHDVRVHIKSSRRTRNLKSMTADVVLLTVSGPALQRIAFTPPLTRRRQEAVRALHYVPATKVFLSFRRPFWHDEHIEGGHSSTDRPSRVIFYPAPGDGALLLASYTWSDATAPFAGRSLTESLRLALDDVAALHGPIAYRLWDGTGIVKRWGEDPHSQGGFVVQPPMLFKTDKDEGREYDWSVPYGRIYFAGEHTAYPHGWVETAVKSALRAAVLINSRISSSGSSSSLKEPRIINKVGHGHLTPSHHRHHHHHHRCPFESGQGTHSPASHAVTAAHSTLKKS from the exons ATGGACCCCTTGG cctggcGCCTCCTCGCCCTGGTCCCCGTCTTCCTCAGCCTGGCGGCCTCCCTGGACTGGCAGACAGCCCACATCTATGACCCTTTCGAGAAATGCATGCATGATCCAGACTACGAGCAGCTGCTCAAAGTCGTGACCTTGGGCCTCAATCGGACCTTGAAGCCCCGGAGAGTGGTTGTGGTTGGTGCGGGCGTGGCCGGGTTGGTGGCTGCCAAGGTGCTCAGCGATGCTGGACACAAG GTCACCATCTTGGAGGCAGACAACAGGATTGGGGGCCGCATCCTCACCTACCGTGACCGGAAGACAGGCTGGATTGGGGAGCTGGGGGCCATGCGCATGCCCAGCTCACACAG GATCCTCCACGAGCTCTGTAAGAGCCTGGGCCTCAACCTGACCAAATTCACCCAGTACGACGAGAACACATGGATAGAGGTGAGCGAGGTGAAGCTGCGTAACTACGTGGTGGAGAAAATGCCTGAGAAGCTAGGCTACAAGCTGAGCCCCAAGGAGAAGGGCCGCTCACCCGAAGAAATCTACCAGATGGCTCTCAACAGG GCCATCAAAGACCTCCGGACACTGGGCTGCAAGAAGGCAATGATGAAATTTGAAAGGCACACACTCCTG GAATACCTCCTCGGGGAGGGGAACCTGAGCCAGCCGGCCGTGCGGCTCCTGGGAGATGTGATGTCCAAGGACGGCTTCTTCTATCTCAGCTTCGCCGAGGCCCTGCGGGCCCACAGCTGCCTCAGCGACCGGCTCCG GTACAGCCGCATCGTGGGCGGCTGGGACTTGCTGCCGCGCGCGCTGCTGAGCTCGCTGTCGGGGCCGGTGCTGCTGCACGCGCCCGTCGTGGCGATTAAGCAGGGCACGCACGATGTGAGAGTGCACATCAAGTCCTCGCGCCGGACCCGGAACCTGAAGTCCATGACGGCCGACGTGGTGCTGCTGACGGTGAGCGGGCCGGCGTTGCAGCGCATCGCCTTCACTCCGCCTCTGACGCGCAGGCGCCAGGAGGCGGTGCGCGCGCTGCACTACGTGCCGGCCACCAAGGTGTTCCTGAGCTTCCGCCGGCCCTTCTGGCACGACGAGCACATCGAGGGCGGCCACTCGAGCACCGACCGCCCGTCGCGGGTGATCTTTTACCCGGCGCCGGGCGACGGGGCGCTGCTGCTTGCCTCGTACACGTGGTCGGACGCGACGGCCCCGTTCGCCGGCCGGAGCCTGACCGAATCGCTGCGCTTGGCGCTCGACGACGTGGCGGCGCTGCACGGGCCCATCGCGTACCGACTCTGGGACGGCACAGGTATCGTCAAGCGCTGGGGGGAGGACCCGCACAGCCAGGGCGGCTTCGTGGTGCAGCCGCCGATGCTCTTTAAAACCGACAAGGACGAGGGGCGGGAGTACGACTGGTCGGTGCCCTATGGCCGCATCTACTTTGCCGGCGAGCACACGGCCTACCCTCACGGTTGGGTGGAGACGGCAGTCAAGTCGGCGCTGCGGGCCGCGGTCTTGATCAACAGTCGGATCTCCAGCTCTGGCTCTAGCAGCAGCCTGAAGGAGCCCCGGATCATCAACAAGGTGGGGCATGGGCACCTGACGCCCtcccaccaccgccaccaccaccaccaccaccggtGCCCCTTCGAAAGTGGGCAGGGCACCCACTCTCCAGCCTCACATGCGGTAACCGCCGCGCACTCGACCCTAAAGAAGAGCTAG
- the IL4I1 gene encoding L-amino-acid oxidase isoform X1, which yields MWWQADEQRGWRREGCAWEPEVVRRLQRDRAPQTQTGDGETGRAGLRWERQGGQRRHISNPDTRVMDPLAWRLLALVPVFLSLAASLDWQTAHIYDPFEKCMHDPDYEQLLKVVTLGLNRTLKPRRVVVVGAGVAGLVAAKVLSDAGHKVTILEADNRIGGRILTYRDRKTGWIGELGAMRMPSSHRILHELCKSLGLNLTKFTQYDENTWIEVSEVKLRNYVVEKMPEKLGYKLSPKEKGRSPEEIYQMALNRAIKDLRTLGCKKAMMKFERHTLLEYLLGEGNLSQPAVRLLGDVMSKDGFFYLSFAEALRAHSCLSDRLRYSRIVGGWDLLPRALLSSLSGPVLLHAPVVAIKQGTHDVRVHIKSSRRTRNLKSMTADVVLLTVSGPALQRIAFTPPLTRRRQEAVRALHYVPATKVFLSFRRPFWHDEHIEGGHSSTDRPSRVIFYPAPGDGALLLASYTWSDATAPFAGRSLTESLRLALDDVAALHGPIAYRLWDGTGIVKRWGEDPHSQGGFVVQPPMLFKTDKDEGREYDWSVPYGRIYFAGEHTAYPHGWVETAVKSALRAAVLINSRISSSGSSSSLKEPRIINKVGHGHLTPSHHRHHHHHHRCPFESGQGTHSPASHAVTAAHSTLKKS from the exons ATGTGGTGGCAGGCAGACGAgcagaggggctggaggagagaggggtgcGCCTGGGAGCCTGAGGTGGTGAGGAGGCTGCAGAGAGACAGGGCCCCACAGACCCAGACGGGGGACGGGGAGACAGGACGAGCGGGGCTGAGGTGGGAGCGGCAAGGAGGCCAGAGGAG ACACATCTCCAACCCAGACACGAGAGTCATGGACCCCTTGG cctggcGCCTCCTCGCCCTGGTCCCCGTCTTCCTCAGCCTGGCGGCCTCCCTGGACTGGCAGACAGCCCACATCTATGACCCTTTCGAGAAATGCATGCATGATCCAGACTACGAGCAGCTGCTCAAAGTCGTGACCTTGGGCCTCAATCGGACCTTGAAGCCCCGGAGAGTGGTTGTGGTTGGTGCGGGCGTGGCCGGGTTGGTGGCTGCCAAGGTGCTCAGCGATGCTGGACACAAG GTCACCATCTTGGAGGCAGACAACAGGATTGGGGGCCGCATCCTCACCTACCGTGACCGGAAGACAGGCTGGATTGGGGAGCTGGGGGCCATGCGCATGCCCAGCTCACACAG GATCCTCCACGAGCTCTGTAAGAGCCTGGGCCTCAACCTGACCAAATTCACCCAGTACGACGAGAACACATGGATAGAGGTGAGCGAGGTGAAGCTGCGTAACTACGTGGTGGAGAAAATGCCTGAGAAGCTAGGCTACAAGCTGAGCCCCAAGGAGAAGGGCCGCTCACCCGAAGAAATCTACCAGATGGCTCTCAACAGG GCCATCAAAGACCTCCGGACACTGGGCTGCAAGAAGGCAATGATGAAATTTGAAAGGCACACACTCCTG GAATACCTCCTCGGGGAGGGGAACCTGAGCCAGCCGGCCGTGCGGCTCCTGGGAGATGTGATGTCCAAGGACGGCTTCTTCTATCTCAGCTTCGCCGAGGCCCTGCGGGCCCACAGCTGCCTCAGCGACCGGCTCCG GTACAGCCGCATCGTGGGCGGCTGGGACTTGCTGCCGCGCGCGCTGCTGAGCTCGCTGTCGGGGCCGGTGCTGCTGCACGCGCCCGTCGTGGCGATTAAGCAGGGCACGCACGATGTGAGAGTGCACATCAAGTCCTCGCGCCGGACCCGGAACCTGAAGTCCATGACGGCCGACGTGGTGCTGCTGACGGTGAGCGGGCCGGCGTTGCAGCGCATCGCCTTCACTCCGCCTCTGACGCGCAGGCGCCAGGAGGCGGTGCGCGCGCTGCACTACGTGCCGGCCACCAAGGTGTTCCTGAGCTTCCGCCGGCCCTTCTGGCACGACGAGCACATCGAGGGCGGCCACTCGAGCACCGACCGCCCGTCGCGGGTGATCTTTTACCCGGCGCCGGGCGACGGGGCGCTGCTGCTTGCCTCGTACACGTGGTCGGACGCGACGGCCCCGTTCGCCGGCCGGAGCCTGACCGAATCGCTGCGCTTGGCGCTCGACGACGTGGCGGCGCTGCACGGGCCCATCGCGTACCGACTCTGGGACGGCACAGGTATCGTCAAGCGCTGGGGGGAGGACCCGCACAGCCAGGGCGGCTTCGTGGTGCAGCCGCCGATGCTCTTTAAAACCGACAAGGACGAGGGGCGGGAGTACGACTGGTCGGTGCCCTATGGCCGCATCTACTTTGCCGGCGAGCACACGGCCTACCCTCACGGTTGGGTGGAGACGGCAGTCAAGTCGGCGCTGCGGGCCGCGGTCTTGATCAACAGTCGGATCTCCAGCTCTGGCTCTAGCAGCAGCCTGAAGGAGCCCCGGATCATCAACAAGGTGGGGCATGGGCACCTGACGCCCtcccaccaccgccaccaccaccaccaccaccggtGCCCCTTCGAAAGTGGGCAGGGCACCCACTCTCCAGCCTCACATGCGGTAACCGCCGCGCACTCGACCCTAAAGAAGAGCTAG
- the NUP62 gene encoding nuclear pore glycoprotein p62, which yields MSGFNFGGTGASTGGFTFGTTKTATTTPATGFSFSTSGTGGFSFGTPSQSAASTPATSLFSLSTQTPATQTPAFSFGTTTPAAGATGFSLGSNTPKLSLGSTAPAPAQPGGFGLGGSTLSSAVSSASTSTSAQGAAPGGFVFGSTAASAAPPTTSTSGGFSFTAGSASQTGTSGFNIGSMGGPAQSPALSGLPFTAAAPAATGAGAAQPAAPTPAATTTTASAGPSLFTSLATAPTSSAATGLSLGTPATTTGTAGAGTLGFSLKAPGAASTTSTATTTTTTTTTTTTTSTSTTGFSLNIKPLTPAGIPSNTAASGSAPSGPSVAAGGSGSAALTYAQLESLINKWSLELEDQERHFLQQATQVNAWDRTLIENGERITSLHREVEKVKLDQKRLDQELDFILSQQKELEDLLSPLEESVKEQSGTVHLQHADEEREKTYKLAENIDAQLKRMAQDLKDIIEHLNTSGGPADTSDPLQQICKILNAHMDSLQWIDQSSALLQRKVEEVTKVCEGRRKEQERSCRIAFD from the coding sequence ATGAGCGGGTTTAATTTTGGAGGCACTGGGGCCTCCACAGGAGGGTTCACATTTGGCACCACAAAGACCGCAACGACCACGCCTGCCACGGGCTTTTCTTTCTCCACGTCCGGTACTGGTGGGTTTAGCTTTGGGACTCCCTCCCAGTCGGCTGCCAGCACCCCTGCCACCAGCCTGTTCTCACTCAGCACCCAGACTCCCGCCACACAGACCCCGGCCTTCAGCTTCGGGACCACGACGCCTGCAGCAGGAGCCACCGGATTTTCCTTAGGGAGCAACACCCCGAAGCTGAGCCTGGGCAGCACGGCCCCAGCCCCGGCCCAGCCCGGCGGCTTCGGGCTCGGGGGCAGCACGCTCAGCAGTGCCGTCTCCAGCGCCAGCACCAGCACCTCCGCCCAGGGCGCGGCACCCGGCGGCTTTGTGTTTGGCTCCACCGCAGCATCTGCCGCCCCGCCCACCACATCGACTTCCGGGGGCTTCTCGTTCACGGCTGGGAGCGCATCCCAGACTGGGACCTCTGGCTTCAACATAGGCTCCATGGGGGGCCCGGCCCAGTCCCCAGCCCTCAGCGGGCTGCCCTTCACTGCGGCCGCTCCAGCGGCCACTGGAGCAGGAGCCGCACAGCCAGCCGCGCCCACTcccgccgccaccaccaccaccgccagcGCCGGGCCCTCGCTCTTCACCTCGCTGGCTACTGCTCCCACGTCGTCCGCCGCCACCGGGCTCTCCCTTGGCACCCCAGCGACCACCACGGGGACAGCAGGAGCGGGGACACTGGGCTTCAGCCTGAAGGCCCCTGGAGCAGCTTCCACCACCTCCACGgcgacaaccaccaccaccaccaccaccaccaccaccaccaccagcaccagcaccacTGGCTTCTCCCTGAACATAAAGCCCCTGACTCCGGCCGGGATCCCCAGCAACACAGCGGCCTCCGGGAGTGCGCCCAGCGGTCCCAGCGTGGCTGCCGGGGGATCCGGCAGCGCTGCGCTGACCTACGCCCAGCTGGAGAGTCTCATCAACAAGTGGAGCCTGGAGCTGGAAGACCAGGAACGGCACTTCCTGCAGCAGGCCACGCAGGTCAACGCCTGGGACCGCACGCTGATCGAGAACGGCGAGAGGATCACCAGCCTCCACCGCGAGGTGGAGAAGGTGAAGCTGGACCAGAAGCGGCTGGACCAGGAGCTCGACTTCATCCTGTCGCAGCAGAAGGAGCTGGAGGACCTGCTGAGCCCGCTGGAGGAGTCGGTCAAGGAGCAGAGCGGCACGGTGCACCTGCAGCACGCAGACGAGGAGCGCGAGAAGACCTACAAGCTGGCCGAGAACATCGACGCGCAGCTCAAGCGCATGGCCCAGGACCTCAAGGACATCATCGAGCACTTGAACACATCGGGGGGCCCGGCCGACACCAGCGACCCGCTGCAGCAGATCTGCAAGATCCTCAACGCGCACATGGACTCGCTGCAGTGGATCGACCAGAGCTCGGCGCTGCTGCAGAGGAAGGTGGAGGAGGTGACCAAGGTGTGCGAGGGCCGGCGCAAGGAGCAGGAGCGCAGCTGCCGCATCGCCTTCGACTGA